From a single Aquincola tertiaricarbonis genomic region:
- a CDS encoding dipeptide ABC transporter ATP-binding protein: MNKPAVPPSLRRVLEVQDLSVSFKTEQGRLQAVRSLGFHVDAGETLAIVGESGSGKSVSSLALMRLVEHGGGRIDSGRMWLTRRDGERIDLAQASGAQMRALRGADIAMVFQEPMTSLNPVFTVGQQVAESIVLHQGRTQAEAMAEALRLFDLVRIPEAREVLGRHPHQLSGGMRQRVMIAMALACRPTLLIADEPTTALDVTIQAQILALIRQLQQELAMGVIFITHDMGVVAEIADRVLVMKRGDKIEEGDCRSLFAAPTQPYTQALLAAVPQLGAMQGQDLPARFVMPGELPAGRATPGAAEQILMPDSVRHDLPPVLKVDKLVTRFPLRSGVFGRVKRQVHAVEQISFELQPGETLALVGESGCGKSTTGRSLARLIAHQGGRVEVAGRDIAPLEGAALQALRRDIQFVFQDPYASLDPRLTVGYSVMEPLLIHKLMTADKAEERVRWLLEKVGLPAETAHRYPHEFSGGQRQRIAIARALALNPKVVIADEAVSALDVSIRAQIINLLLDLQQEFGMAYLFISHDMAVVERISHRVAVMYLGQIVEIGPRRAVFENPQHPYTRRLMSAVPVADPTRRKQRPLLSDEIASPVRALGDPPVVAPLAQVAPGHFVARHPVGGAY, from the coding sequence ATGAACAAGCCCGCTGTTCCGCCGTCCCTGCGCCGGGTGCTGGAGGTGCAAGACCTCAGCGTCAGCTTCAAGACCGAGCAGGGCCGCTTGCAGGCGGTGCGCTCGCTGGGCTTTCATGTGGATGCCGGCGAGACGCTGGCCATCGTGGGCGAGTCAGGCTCGGGCAAGTCCGTCTCTTCGCTGGCGCTGATGCGGCTGGTGGAGCATGGCGGCGGCCGCATCGACAGCGGCCGGATGTGGCTGACCCGCCGCGATGGCGAGCGCATCGACCTGGCGCAGGCCAGCGGTGCGCAGATGCGCGCGCTGCGCGGCGCCGACATCGCGATGGTGTTCCAGGAGCCGATGACCAGCCTGAACCCGGTGTTCACCGTCGGCCAGCAGGTGGCCGAGAGCATCGTGCTGCACCAGGGCCGCACACAGGCCGAGGCCATGGCCGAGGCGCTGCGCCTCTTCGACCTGGTGCGCATTCCTGAAGCGCGCGAGGTGCTGGGCCGCCACCCGCACCAGTTGTCGGGCGGCATGCGCCAGCGGGTGATGATCGCGATGGCGCTGGCCTGCCGGCCCACGCTGCTGATCGCCGACGAGCCCACCACCGCGCTCGACGTCACCATCCAGGCGCAGATCCTGGCGCTGATCCGCCAGCTGCAGCAGGAGCTGGCGATGGGCGTGATCTTCATCACCCACGACATGGGCGTGGTGGCCGAGATCGCCGACCGGGTGCTGGTGATGAAGCGTGGCGACAAGATCGAAGAGGGCGATTGCCGCTCGCTGTTTGCCGCGCCCACCCAGCCCTACACGCAGGCGCTGCTGGCCGCGGTGCCACAGCTGGGCGCCATGCAGGGGCAGGACCTGCCGGCGCGCTTCGTGATGCCGGGCGAGCTGCCGGCCGGCAGGGCCACGCCCGGCGCAGCTGAACAGATTTTGATGCCCGACAGCGTGCGCCACGACCTGCCGCCGGTGCTGAAGGTGGACAAGCTGGTGACGCGCTTTCCGCTGCGCAGCGGCGTGTTCGGCCGCGTCAAGCGGCAGGTGCATGCGGTCGAGCAGATCAGCTTCGAGCTGCAGCCCGGCGAAACGCTGGCGCTGGTGGGTGAATCGGGCTGCGGCAAGAGCACCACCGGCCGCTCGCTGGCGCGGCTGATCGCGCACCAGGGCGGTCGGGTGGAAGTGGCCGGCCGCGACATCGCGCCGCTGGAAGGCGCCGCGCTGCAGGCGCTGCGGCGCGACATCCAGTTCGTGTTCCAGGACCCGTATGCCTCGCTCGACCCACGCTTGACGGTGGGCTACTCGGTGATGGAGCCGCTGCTCATCCACAAGCTGATGACCGCGGACAAAGCCGAAGAGCGCGTGCGCTGGCTGCTGGAAAAAGTGGGCCTGCCCGCCGAGACGGCGCACCGCTACCCGCATGAGTTCTCGGGCGGGCAGCGGCAGCGCATCGCCATTGCCCGCGCGCTGGCGCTCAACCCCAAGGTGGTGATTGCCGACGAAGCGGTGTCGGCGCTGGACGTGTCCATCCGCGCGCAGATCATCAACCTGCTGCTCGACCTGCAGCAGGAGTTCGGCATGGCCTACCTCTTCATCTCGCACGACATGGCGGTGGTGGAGCGCATCAGCCACCGCGTGGCGGTGATGTACCTGGGCCAGATCGTCGAGATCGGCCCGCGCCGCGCCGTGTTCGAGAACCCGCAGCACCCCTACACCCGCCGGCTGATGTCGGCGGTGCCGGTGGCCGACCCCACGCGCCGCAAGCAGCGGCCGCTGCTGTCCGACGAGATCGCCAGCCCGGTGCGGGCGCTGGGCGACCCGCCGGTGGTGGCGCCGCTGGCGCAGGTGGCGCCCGGCCATTTCGTGGCGCGCCATCCGGTGGGCGGCGCGTACTGA
- a CDS encoding isoaspartyl peptidase/L-asparaginase family protein, whose product MSAIPVIAIHGGAGTLSRATISAEQQAAYRTALAEILALAQGALAAGATALDVVTEAVRQLEECPLFNAGRGAVYTADARHELDACVMRGSDLAAGAVAGVRTLRNPVLAARALLEEGGAVMLIGDGAERFARQQGLETVTPDWFGTPARLAQLRAVQSGDGMALDHDGAAATVSPLDERNKFGTVGAVALDVHGHLAAATSTGGMTNKRPGRVGDSPLIGAGCYANDRTVAVSCTGAGEAFMRGLAAHDVSALMEYAGLPLAEAARRVVMDKLPPLGGRGGLIAVDAQGGVVLPFNTEGMYRGWARVGQPVQVAIYADEADA is encoded by the coding sequence ATGAGCGCCATCCCCGTCATCGCGATCCACGGCGGCGCCGGCACCTTGTCGCGCGCCACGATCTCGGCCGAGCAGCAGGCCGCCTACCGCACCGCGCTGGCCGAGATCCTGGCCCTGGCCCAGGGCGCCCTGGCCGCGGGCGCGACCGCGCTGGACGTGGTCACAGAAGCGGTGCGCCAGCTGGAAGAGTGCCCGCTGTTCAACGCCGGCCGAGGTGCGGTGTACACCGCCGATGCCCGCCATGAGCTGGACGCCTGCGTGATGCGCGGCAGCGACCTGGCCGCCGGCGCGGTGGCCGGCGTACGCACGCTGCGCAATCCGGTGCTGGCCGCCCGCGCGCTGCTGGAAGAAGGCGGCGCGGTGATGCTGATCGGCGACGGCGCCGAGCGCTTTGCGCGCCAGCAGGGCCTGGAGACCGTCACGCCCGACTGGTTCGGCACGCCGGCCCGCCTGGCCCAGCTGCGGGCGGTGCAGAGCGGCGACGGCATGGCACTGGACCATGACGGCGCGGCCGCGACCGTCTCGCCGCTCGACGAACGCAACAAGTTCGGCACCGTCGGCGCCGTGGCGCTGGATGTGCACGGCCACCTGGCCGCTGCCACCTCCACCGGCGGCATGACCAACAAGCGCCCCGGCCGCGTGGGCGATTCGCCCTTGATCGGCGCGGGCTGCTATGCCAACGACCGCACCGTGGCCGTGTCCTGCACCGGCGCGGGCGAAGCCTTCATGCGCGGCCTGGCGGCACACGACGTGTCGGCGCTGATGGAGTACGCCGGCCTGCCGCTGGCCGAGGCCGCGCGCCGCGTGGTGATGGACAAGCTGCCGCCGCTGGGCGGTCGTGGCGGCCTGATCGCGGTCGATGCGCAGGGCGGTGTGGTGCTGCCCTTCAACACCGAAGGCATGTACCGCGGCTGGGCACGGGTGGGCCAGCCGGTGCAGGTGGCCATCTACGCTGACGAGGCCGATGCATGA
- a CDS encoding MurR/RpiR family transcriptional regulator: MRSPPATLAAPSDWAGRFAALPVLQQVAACLPGMPAALQRMGQAVLAHPFRAATLNIDEFAGEVSVSVATANRFARALNYPGYPQFRAELARGFEAILAPVESLRSNLRQGASTQQAMAGSLTETLGNLQHTVQALQHQPCDAAVKLLTEAEQVMTLGWGSSAYLAGLLQHELEPYCARVSSLAHSGGPSHAARQLVKRGPRDVVVALAFPRYVEDTIVLTRLARERGVKVLALTDEPTSPLVPLADVVLYAHVNRQVASTSNATVLALLEALVAAVVHHTPDAVQRAEDMASGVLPWLQIDTGRPAAAPALRRAARPRKDTE, translated from the coding sequence ATGCGTTCGCCGCCCGCCACCCTGGCTGCGCCCTCTGACTGGGCCGGCCGCTTTGCCGCGTTGCCTGTGTTGCAGCAGGTGGCGGCGTGCCTGCCGGGCATGCCGGCGGCCTTGCAGCGCATGGGGCAGGCGGTGCTGGCGCATCCGTTCCGGGCGGCCACGCTCAACATCGATGAGTTCGCGGGCGAGGTGTCCGTCTCGGTGGCCACGGCCAACCGCTTTGCGCGGGCCCTCAACTACCCGGGCTATCCGCAGTTCCGGGCCGAGCTGGCGCGCGGCTTCGAGGCCATCCTGGCCCCGGTGGAGAGCCTGCGCAGCAACCTGCGGCAGGGCGCCAGCACGCAGCAGGCGATGGCCGGTTCATTGACCGAGACGCTGGGCAACCTGCAGCACACGGTGCAGGCCCTGCAGCACCAGCCGTGCGATGCCGCCGTCAAGCTGCTGACCGAGGCCGAGCAGGTGATGACCCTCGGCTGGGGCAGCAGCGCCTACCTGGCCGGCCTGCTGCAGCATGAGCTGGAGCCCTACTGCGCCCGCGTCAGCAGCCTGGCGCACAGCGGCGGGCCCAGCCATGCGGCGCGGCAGCTGGTCAAGCGCGGCCCGCGCGACGTGGTGGTGGCGCTGGCCTTTCCGCGTTATGTGGAAGACACCATCGTGCTCACCCGCCTGGCGCGCGAGCGCGGCGTCAAGGTGCTGGCGTTGACCGATGAGCCCACCTCGCCGCTGGTGCCGCTGGCCGACGTGGTGCTGTATGCCCACGTCAACCGCCAGGTGGCTTCCACCAGCAATGCCACGGTGCTGGCGCTGCTGGAGGCATTGGTGGCGGCCGTGGTACACCACACGCCCGACGCGGTTCAACGCGCCGAAGACATGGCCAGCGGCGTGTTGCCCTGGCTGCAGATCGACACCGGCCGCCCGGCGGCAGCACCGGCCTTGCGCCGTGCCGCCCGGCCGCGGAAGGACACTGAATGA
- a CDS encoding transporter, translated as MTTPRHTLLGAAAATCLGLLLPAAGQAATSPDAGDYTALPAGTDLLLLYGQHNSADQLRADGRTAVDNLGLKLDVGLLRWVHFTTWNGYTIDPQIVVPFGRQKVGLSGEKTSGLGDIIFGGTLWTIADLQRGEHLGWSLFITAPTGADKREGFALSDNRWAADLQVGYIRRFAPQWSIDLIGQTELYQDRRDTKSEKAPLVRGFAHLRYHLSDATHLAVSYRHTLGAKETLDGTTLSGRKNDGNVTLTWASFLTKQVQLQLQASQDVKVENGPKLRTVGVRALYAF; from the coding sequence ATGACCACCCCCCGCCACACCTTGCTGGGCGCCGCCGCGGCCACCTGCCTGGGCCTGCTGCTGCCAGCGGCCGGCCAGGCCGCCACCTCGCCGGACGCGGGCGACTACACCGCGCTGCCCGCGGGCACCGACCTGCTGCTGCTCTACGGCCAGCACAACAGCGCCGACCAGCTGCGGGCGGACGGCCGCACGGCCGTGGACAACCTGGGCCTGAAGCTCGACGTCGGCCTGCTGCGCTGGGTGCACTTCACCACCTGGAACGGCTACACCATCGACCCGCAGATCGTGGTGCCCTTCGGCCGCCAGAAGGTGGGCCTGAGCGGTGAGAAGACCAGCGGCCTGGGCGACATCATCTTCGGCGGCACGCTGTGGACCATCGCCGACCTGCAGCGCGGCGAGCACCTGGGCTGGAGCCTGTTCATCACCGCGCCCACCGGCGCCGACAAGCGCGAGGGCTTTGCCCTGAGCGACAACCGCTGGGCGGCCGACCTGCAGGTGGGCTACATCCGCCGCTTCGCGCCGCAATGGTCGATCGACCTGATCGGCCAGACCGAGCTGTACCAGGACCGGCGCGACACCAAGAGCGAGAAGGCCCCGCTGGTGCGCGGCTTCGCCCACCTGCGTTACCACCTGAGCGACGCCACCCACCTGGCCGTCTCCTACCGCCACACGCTGGGCGCCAAGGAAACGCTGGACGGCACCACGCTGAGCGGCCGCAAGAACGACGGCAACGTCACGCTGACCTGGGCCAGCTTCCTGACCAAGCAGGTGCAGCTGCAACTGCAGGCCAGCCAGGACGTGAAGGTCGAGAACGGGCCGAAGCTGCGGACGGTGGGGGTGCGGGCGCTGTATGCGTTTTGA
- a CDS encoding PQQ-dependent dehydrogenase, methanol/ethanol family: MNNDTARPGAVGSALAAALLLAGLNAPLTAAARPPADVDGRRIQQADREPGNWMSHGRTYDEQRYSPLTQIHDRNVQRLGLAWTTKLDIDRGVEATPIVVDGVMYTTGAKSIVYALDARTGRKLWTYDPEVAIDTLSTGCCDIVNRGVAVWKGRVYVGAFDGRLIALDARTGKPVWQVDTVIDRSKSYTITGAPRIVKGKVLIGNGGAEFGVRGYVTAYDADTGRQAWRFFTVPGKADAPPENAAMAMALKTWHGDAWPKWGGGGTVWDSMAYDPELDQLYIGVGNGSPWNYQFRSQGKGDNLFLSSIVALKPDTGEYLWHYQTTPGDRWDYTATQHMILADIDWQGSRRPVLMQAPKNGFFYVLDRRNGQLLAADKFVPVNWASHVDLATGRPVLTGDAEYTQGPKLVIPSFLGAHSWQPMSFNPKTGYVYLPAQETVAGLEGQKEPLFLPSKSVVNLGIEVPDVPEDPKVVAQIRQAWKGRLIAWDPAKKAPAWTVDYASAGNGGTLSTAGNLVFQGTADGRAVAYAADTGTKLWEAPVNSGAMAGPVTYTVGGEQYVTFMVGWGGALPLVGGPMSLSAKVRPEARVVTFKLGGQGKLPPPANAVTALPPLQTVTASPESLKQARTLYNGMCASCHGPNAVSGGVVPDLRYLTPAKHAQFAGIVAGARMVKGMPSFAAVLQPDDVEAIRQYLIQRSHDLAAELKTNPVAATAPAPLGGAR, encoded by the coding sequence ATGAACAACGACACCGCCCGCCCGGGCGCGGTGGGCAGCGCCCTGGCCGCGGCCCTGTTGCTGGCCGGCCTGAACGCGCCGCTGACCGCCGCCGCGCGCCCGCCGGCCGATGTGGACGGCCGCCGCATCCAGCAGGCCGACCGCGAGCCCGGCAACTGGATGAGCCACGGCCGCACCTACGACGAGCAGCGCTACAGCCCGCTGACGCAGATCCACGACCGCAATGTGCAGCGTCTGGGCCTTGCCTGGACCACCAAGCTGGACATCGACCGCGGCGTGGAGGCCACGCCCATCGTGGTCGACGGCGTGATGTACACCACCGGCGCCAAGAGCATCGTCTACGCGCTGGATGCACGCACCGGCCGCAAGCTGTGGACCTACGACCCCGAGGTGGCGATCGACACCTTGTCCACCGGCTGCTGCGACATCGTCAACCGCGGCGTGGCGGTGTGGAAGGGCCGGGTGTACGTGGGTGCCTTCGACGGCCGGCTGATCGCGCTGGACGCGCGCACCGGCAAGCCGGTGTGGCAGGTGGACACGGTGATCGACCGCAGCAAGAGCTACACCATCACCGGCGCACCGCGCATCGTCAAGGGCAAGGTGCTGATCGGCAATGGCGGCGCCGAGTTCGGCGTGCGGGGCTACGTGACCGCCTACGACGCCGACACCGGCCGCCAGGCCTGGCGCTTCTTCACCGTGCCGGGCAAGGCCGATGCGCCGCCCGAGAACGCGGCCATGGCGATGGCGCTGAAGACCTGGCACGGCGACGCCTGGCCCAAGTGGGGCGGCGGCGGCACGGTGTGGGATTCGATGGCCTACGACCCCGAGCTGGACCAGCTCTACATCGGCGTGGGCAATGGCTCGCCCTGGAACTACCAGTTCCGCAGCCAGGGCAAGGGCGACAACCTGTTCCTCTCGTCCATCGTCGCGCTCAAGCCCGACACCGGCGAGTACCTGTGGCACTACCAGACAACGCCGGGCGACCGCTGGGACTACACCGCCACCCAGCACATGATCCTGGCCGACATCGACTGGCAGGGCAGCCGGCGCCCGGTGCTGATGCAGGCGCCCAAAAACGGCTTTTTCTATGTGCTGGACCGCCGCAACGGCCAGCTGCTGGCGGCCGACAAGTTCGTGCCGGTGAACTGGGCTTCGCACGTCGACCTGGCCACCGGCCGCCCGGTGCTGACGGGTGACGCCGAGTACACCCAGGGGCCCAAGCTGGTGATCCCCAGCTTCCTGGGAGCGCACAGCTGGCAGCCGATGTCCTTCAACCCCAAGACCGGCTACGTGTACCTGCCCGCGCAGGAAACCGTGGCCGGGCTGGAAGGGCAGAAGGAGCCGCTGTTCCTGCCCAGCAAGTCGGTGGTGAACCTGGGCATCGAGGTGCCTGACGTGCCGGAAGACCCCAAGGTGGTGGCGCAGATCCGCCAGGCCTGGAAGGGCCGGCTGATCGCCTGGGACCCGGCCAAGAAGGCCCCGGCCTGGACGGTGGACTACGCCTCCGCCGGCAATGGCGGCACGCTGAGCACCGCCGGCAACCTGGTGTTCCAGGGCACGGCCGATGGCCGCGCCGTGGCCTATGCCGCCGATACCGGCACCAAGCTGTGGGAGGCGCCGGTGAACTCCGGCGCCATGGCCGGCCCGGTGACCTACACCGTGGGCGGCGAGCAGTACGTCACCTTCATGGTGGGCTGGGGCGGCGCGCTGCCGCTGGTGGGCGGGCCGATGTCGCTGTCGGCCAAGGTGCGGCCCGAGGCCCGCGTGGTCACCTTCAAGCTGGGCGGCCAGGGCAAGCTGCCGCCGCCCGCCAACGCGGTGACGGCGCTGCCGCCGCTGCAGACGGTGACCGCTTCGCCCGAGTCGTTGAAGCAGGCCCGCACGCTCTACAACGGCATGTGCGCCTCCTGCCACGGCCCCAATGCGGTGAGCGGCGGCGTGGTGCCCGACCTGCGCTACCTGACGCCCGCGAAGCACGCGCAGTTCGCCGGCATCGTGGCCGGGGCGCGCATGGTCAAGGGCATGCCGTCCTTCGCGGCGGTGCTGCAACCCGACGACGTGGAAGCCATCCGCCAATACCTGATCCAGCGATCCCACGACCTGGCCGCCGAGCTCAAGACAAACCCGGTGGCTGCCACCGCACCCGCGCCGCTGGGCGGCGCGCGCTGA
- a CDS encoding aldehyde dehydrogenase family protein produces MSQDHPLFIDGQARPASDGRTLTLVNPATQQAFGQAAAGTRADVDTAVAAARRELDGGAWSRLSGEARGRLLNKLADLVERDAELIADMDATCIGRPPIEPRLLDLPNAIGTLRTSAGWADKLEGRTIPTPGYLGQPTLSYTRREPVGVVGAIVPWNTPFMITCWKVGPALAAGCTVVIKPSEETPLSALHLARLCQEAGIPDGVVNVVPGLGEVVGATLCTHPGVDKITFTGSPEVGAIIQRTAGPLFKRVALELGGKSPQIVFDDADVQAAVQGCAMGIFFNQGQVCAAGSRILVQRGLAPAFGQALAAAAQSIRVGNPAEPGVQMGAVAKQEQYERINRYIAQGVAEGATLAAGGPSEARGGWFVQPTVFVDARNDMRIAREEIFGPVATVIPFDDEADAIRLANDTAYGLGATVWTRDVARGHRVAHAVKAGAVGINAWAPIDPRLPWGGMKTSGIGRECGLAGVQAYTEEKVITVLLG; encoded by the coding sequence ATGTCGCAAGACCATCCGCTGTTCATCGACGGCCAGGCCCGGCCGGCCAGTGACGGCCGCACGCTCACGCTCGTCAACCCCGCCACGCAGCAGGCCTTTGGCCAGGCCGCGGCCGGTACACGGGCGGATGTAGACACCGCCGTGGCCGCCGCCCGGCGCGAGCTGGACGGCGGTGCCTGGAGCCGGCTGAGCGGCGAGGCCCGCGGCCGGCTGCTGAACAAGTTGGCCGACCTGGTGGAGCGCGATGCCGAGCTGATCGCCGACATGGACGCCACCTGCATCGGCCGCCCGCCCATCGAGCCGCGGCTGCTGGACCTGCCCAATGCCATCGGCACGCTGCGCACCTCCGCCGGCTGGGCCGACAAGCTCGAGGGCCGCACCATCCCGACGCCCGGCTATCTGGGCCAGCCGACGCTGTCGTACACCCGGCGTGAGCCGGTGGGCGTGGTGGGTGCCATCGTGCCGTGGAACACGCCGTTCATGATCACCTGCTGGAAGGTGGGCCCGGCGCTGGCCGCCGGCTGCACCGTGGTCATCAAGCCTTCGGAAGAAACGCCGCTGTCGGCCCTGCACCTGGCCCGGCTGTGCCAGGAAGCCGGCATCCCCGACGGCGTGGTGAACGTGGTGCCCGGCCTGGGCGAGGTGGTGGGCGCCACCCTGTGCACCCACCCCGGCGTGGACAAGATCACCTTCACCGGCAGCCCCGAGGTGGGCGCCATCATCCAGCGCACCGCCGGCCCGCTGTTCAAGCGCGTGGCGCTGGAGCTGGGCGGCAAGAGCCCGCAGATCGTGTTCGACGATGCCGATGTGCAGGCCGCGGTGCAGGGCTGCGCGATGGGCATCTTCTTCAACCAGGGCCAGGTGTGCGCGGCCGGCTCGCGCATCCTGGTGCAGCGTGGGCTGGCGCCCGCCTTCGGCCAGGCGCTGGCCGCGGCCGCGCAGTCGATCCGCGTGGGCAACCCCGCCGAGCCCGGCGTTCAGATGGGCGCGGTGGCCAAGCAGGAGCAGTACGAGCGCATCAACCGCTACATCGCCCAGGGCGTGGCCGAAGGCGCCACGCTGGCGGCTGGCGGCCCCAGCGAAGCGCGCGGCGGCTGGTTCGTGCAGCCCACGGTGTTCGTCGATGCGCGCAACGACATGCGCATCGCGCGTGAAGAGATCTTCGGCCCGGTGGCCACTGTCATCCCGTTCGACGACGAGGCCGACGCCATCCGGCTGGCCAACGACACCGCCTACGGCCTGGGCGCCACGGTGTGGACGCGCGACGTGGCCCGCGGCCACCGTGTGGCGCATGCGGTGAAGGCGGGCGCGGTGGGCATCAATGCCTGGGCGCCGATCGACCCGCGGCTGCCCTGGGGCGGCATGAAGACCAGCGGCATCGGCCGCGAATGCGGCCTGGCCGGCGTGCAGGCCTACACCGAAGAAAAAGTGATCACGGTGCTGCTGGGCTGA
- a CDS encoding helix-turn-helix transcriptional regulator has translation MHTDPLLTLQRQLRSRLLEGAGPAPQARALAAELLLYIDSAPDCWRLCTEWLCDALGADRVDGGFSQPGHAVYQPLAEAQRPAAQLPSVIGTSFNAQDANIRPIWAAGQPVAFPDLRQAHAIGAGTRHTLQRLGTRAKLVLPAFDGAQPVALFCADWSGTHPGWSDSTLHGVRELAHTVLGPVLRAARCWADAAVTEPSSAGPRQPAELPGLDELTPAELRLVRLIATGMSYKEAARELGRAFSTVDHQLRSIRAKLGVPTTARLVTLLASRHRL, from the coding sequence ATGCACACCGACCCCCTGCTGACCCTGCAGCGCCAGCTGCGCAGCCGGCTGCTGGAGGGCGCTGGCCCGGCACCCCAGGCGCGCGCGCTGGCGGCGGAGCTGCTGCTGTACATCGACAGCGCACCCGACTGCTGGCGCCTGTGCACCGAGTGGCTGTGCGACGCGCTGGGCGCCGACCGGGTGGACGGCGGCTTCAGCCAGCCCGGCCATGCGGTGTACCAGCCGCTGGCCGAGGCCCAGCGGCCGGCGGCGCAGCTGCCCAGCGTCATCGGTACCAGCTTCAACGCGCAGGACGCCAACATCCGCCCCATCTGGGCTGCTGGCCAGCCGGTGGCCTTTCCGGACCTGCGGCAGGCCCATGCCATCGGCGCGGGCACCCGCCACACGCTGCAGCGGCTGGGCACGCGGGCCAAACTGGTGCTGCCGGCCTTCGACGGCGCCCAGCCGGTGGCACTGTTCTGCGCCGATTGGTCGGGCACCCACCCGGGCTGGAGCGACAGCACCCTGCACGGCGTGCGTGAGCTGGCGCACACGGTGCTGGGACCGGTGTTGCGGGCGGCCCGTTGCTGGGCCGATGCGGCAGTGACTGAACCTTCCTCGGCCGGCCCCCGGCAGCCCGCAGAGCTGCCCGGGCTGGACGAGCTGACGCCGGCCGAGCTGCGCCTGGTGCGGCTGATCGCCACCGGCATGAGCTACAAGGAAGCGGCCCGCGAGCTGGGCCGCGCCTTCTCCACGGTCGACCACCAGCTGCGCAGCATCCGCGCCAAGCTGGGCGTGCCCACCACGGCGCGGCTGGTCACTCTGCTGGCCAGCCGACATCGCTTGTGA